The following coding sequences are from one Anguilla rostrata isolate EN2019 chromosome 16, ASM1855537v3, whole genome shotgun sequence window:
- the anln2 gene encoding anillin, actin binding protein 2 isoform X3, whose translation MDPFVEEIAARAQVRQASLQQRSAQRVNPQGGERMGGTPGPLKRPREPLSDNGNLPASAGHLDNSVKRRCLDPAGDESRDPCRRWAGSPPKPRPRRAELEVKPDTPAISSIKSRLKQLTEKKEAGGAAHTGVGVSPPIQKSWLGSEGEENRGEFHLLGDTEFRSRVERFELGPPQDSPSQSTPRPSVPSGFARAVQEKLQKAKTPSTGRAQRIRQEREQELLMLKAQPIANNAWLKTSLFDSSLSEVSPPGRSSSPVASCVRRRPRRCPLYPWDAESSALAEDGGNNVSGDVQPEESSAASEPAVDTTAAMDTTPAFAEEPSPQHRLTDAEPSLPEELSTSKMIDQMFAGVLDSSEEVEEEETEEVGGRDEEEETAGERNAVAEPEEEGREQDERIDEEEEEEKREQQPQEEEVQKLEGVVVEGDGSSEDELLSPLPGCLLSPLGKSVEAAVTPLRLPSSHQNEPALTPEETSCPPKVTAPLYSIDAYRTQRQSSQKPVQCVTPVGRSLAAERPRLHPQPSVNTKERITLLNEEAGRLQSIISQTLQALSCCTDPGHGQGSLEEAEAERLLLLSCEKRSALLAEVSRLREEAGSGGAPPDDPAQVPCRGTVSISNVRLPLKTDFVSSVRSHTGLPAHYFFVLIRYGTHDIVATPLATAADALNGDTISFPTSVTLRDIPSSFEIDVEVFSLSHRPGNNLNAVRRSTKSKVTPKKFLNTLTRTNHSLTSSTLSTVGPRRSSNFTLVGCHRITLQSLGQSKFPLDKMKFEGKVRKLLGDEFQDKVPFLSPLEGNVYLQLDCEGHSHVQHSGFLTVFEDVSGFGSWHRRWFCLSGSRLCYWSYPGDEHSKTPEGSISLLGSGSLCVRPVNRNSCARPHTFELASVMQQGNDHSLDKRWFSADTREERLQWVEKLSQALLDLQTWSTRPRTPDSQTFSKTPQESVL comes from the exons ATGGACCCTTTTGTGGAG GAGATAGCGGCCCGCGCGCAGGTCAGACAGGCGAGCTTGCAGCAGCGATCTGCCCAGAGAGTGAACCCGCAGGGCGGTGAAAGGATGGGTGGGACCCCGGGACCCCTCAAGCGGCCAAGGGAGCCCCTGTCAGACAACGGGAACCTCCCGGCCTCTG CAGGTCACCTGGACAACAGCGTGAAGCGTCGCTGCCTGGATCCCGCGGGAGACGAGAGCCGCGACCCCTGCCGGCGGTGGGCGGGGTCTCCTCCTAAGCCACGCCCACGCAGGGCAGAGCTGGAGGTGAAGCCTGACACACCTGCCATCTCCTCCATCAAGTCCAGACTGAAGCAGTTGACTGAGAAAAAGGAGG CAGGTGGtgctgcacacacaggggtgggAGTGTCTCCTCCAATCCAGAAAAGCTGGTTAGGATCAGAAGGGGAGGAGAACAGGGGAGAGTTCCACCTCTTAG GTGACACGGAGTTCCGCTCGCGAGTTGAGCGGTTCGAACTGGGGCCCCCTCAGGACAGCCCGTCCCAGTCCACCCCCCGGCCCAGCGTCCCCTCCGGCTTCGCCCGCGCGGTCCAGGAGAAGCTGCAGAAAGCAAAGACCCCCAGCACAGGCAGAGCCCAGCGCATCCGCCAG gagCGTGAGCAGGAGCTGCTCATGCTGAAGGCCCAGCCAATCGCAAACAACGCCTGGCTGAAGACGAGCCTGTTTGACAGCTCACTGTCTGAG GTGAGCCCGCCCGGGCGCTCGTCCTCGCCGGTGGCTTCCTGCGTCAGACGGAGACCGCGGAGGTGCCCCCTGTACCCCTGGGAT gCGGAGTCCAGCGCGCTGGCAGAGGATGGCGGTAACAACGTGAGCGGCGACGTGCAGCCTGAGGAGAGCAGTGCGGCCTCGGAGCCCGCCGTCGACACGACGGCCGCCATGGACACGACGCCCGCCTTCGCAGAGGAGCCCAGCCCtcagcacagactcacag ACGCAGAGCCCAGCCTTCCCGAGGAGCTCAGCACCTCCAAGATGATCGACCAGATGTTCGCGGGAGTTCTGGACAGCAgcgaggaggtggaggaggaggagactgaggagGTGGGGGGACGGGACGAAGAGGAGGAAACGGCGGGGGAGCGTAACGCCGTCGCAGAGCccgaggaggaggggagagagcaggacGAAAGGAtcgatgaggaggaggaggaggagaagagagagcagcagccacaggaggaggaggtgcagaagcTGGAGGGAGTAGTGGTGGAGGGGGATGGGAGCAGCGAGGACGAGCTGCTCAGCCCCCTCCCCGgctgcctcctctcccccctcggCAAGTCCGTGGAGGCCGCAGTCACCCCGCTG AGACTGCCCTCTAGCCATCAGAATGAACCTGCACTGACCCCTGAAGAGACAAGCTGCCCTCCTAAAGTGACTGCCCCTCTTTACAG CATCGATGCGTACCGCACACAACGTCAGAGTTCCCAGAAGCCCGTGCAGTGCGTGACCCCGGTGGGACGCAGCCTTGCCGCCGAgaggccccgcctccacccccagccGTCCGTCAACACCAAGGAGCGAATCACG ctgctgaatgaggagGCGGGGCGGCTGCAGAGCATCATCAGCCAGACCCTGCAGGCGCTGAGCTGCTGCACGGACCCCGGCCACGGGCAGGGCTCCCTGGAGGAGGCCGAGGCCgagaggctgctgctgctgtcct gTGAGAAGCGCTCCGCCCTGCTGGCCGAGGTGTCCCGGCtgagggaggaggcagggagCGGCGGCGCCCCGCCCGACGACCCCGCCCAGGTCCCCTGCAGGGGGACGGTCTCCATCAGCAACGTCAGGCTGCCCCTCAAGACTGACTTCGTCAGCTCCGTCCGCTCGCACACAG GTCTGCCCGCTCACTACTTCTTTGTTCTGATACGCTACGGAACCCACGACATCGTGGCCACGCCCCTGGCCACCGCGGCCGACGCCCTGAACGGGGACACCATCTCCTTCCCCACCTCCGTCACCCT ACGAGACATCCCCTCCAGCTTTGAGATCGACGTGGAGGTCTTCAGCCTG TCCCACCGCCCAGGGAATAACCTGAACGCCGTGCGCCGCTCAACAAAGTCCAAG GTCACTCCGAAGAAGTTCCTGAACACCCTTACG agAACCAACCACAGCCTGACAT CCTCCACGCTGTCCACTGTGGGCCCCCGCAGATCCAGTAACTTCACCCTGGTGGGTTGCCACAGGATCACCCTGCAGTCTCTGGGCCAGAGCAAGTTCCCTCTGGACAAG ATGAAGTTTGAAGGGAAAGTGAGGAAGCTCCTGGGAGATGAGTTTCAGGACAAG GTGCCCTTCCTGTCTCCTCTGGAGGGAAACGTCTACCTGCAGCTGGACTGCGAGGGCCACTCCCACGTCCAGCACAGCGGCTtcctg ACCGTGTTCGAAGACGTGAGCGGGTTCGGGTCGTGGCACCGCCGCTGGTTCTGCCTGAGCGGCAGCAGGCTGTGCTACTGGAGCTACCCCGGCGACGAGCACAGCAAG ACACCAGAGGGCAGCATCTCCCTGCTGGGCAGCGGCAGCCTGTGCGTGCGCCCGGTGAACAGGAACTCCTGCGCCCGGCCGCACACCTTTGAGCTCGCCAGCGTCATGCAGCAGGGCAATGACCACTCGCTGGACAA GCGCTGGTTCTCAGCTGACACGcgagaggagaggctgcagtgGGTGGAGAAGCTGAGCCAGGCTCTGCTGGACCTTCAGACCTGGAGCACCCGTCCCAGGACCCCCGACTCCCAAACCTTCAGCAAGACCCCCCAGGAGAGCGTGCTGTAA